GCCCGCGGCGAGAACGCGCGTTGACAAAGAGCACAGAGGGACTGTGCCCCCCATCTCGTAATACCTCCTCTTCACAGCCGTGACCATCTCCCGCGCACGCAGCGCTGCGCGTGACAGTCCCGGCCACCTCAGGGGCGACCCCGCCTTCGGCGTCGCTCCTCCATCGGAGACTTCATGGAACTACGTGGCAAAAAGGTTCTGGTGACCGGCGCCGGCGGCTTCATCGGCAGCCATCTCGTGGAGCGCCTGCTCGAAGAGGGGTGCGACGTGCGCGCCTTCGTGCACTACAACTCGGCGGGTCGCTGGGGGTGGCTCGAGTCGCTCTCTCCCCAGACCCGCGACGCCCTTGACGTGTTCGCGGGCGACGTGCGCGATCCCAATGGCGTGCGGTCGGCCATGCGAGGGGTGAGCGTGGTCTTCCACCTGGCGGCGCTCATCGCCATCCCCTACAGCTATCACTCGCCCGACAGCTACGTCGACACGAATGTGCGGGGCACCCTCAACATCGTGCAGGCGGCTCGCGACCTCGGGGTCGAGCGGGTGCTCGTCACCTCGACCTCGGAGGTCTACGGCACCGCGCTCACCGTGCCCATCTCTGAGACGCATCCGCGTCAGCCCCAGTCACCGTACTCGGCCACCAAGATCGGGGCCGACTGCCTGGCTGAGTCGTTCTATCGCGCCTTCGATCTCCCCGTGGTCATCGTGCGACCGTTCAACACCTTCGGACCGCGACAGTCGGCCCGTGCGGTCATTCCCACCATCATCACCCAGCTGCTGGCGGGCGAGCGCGAGATCCGCCTGGGCGACACCGCGCCCACCCGTGACTTCAACTTCGTGCGCGACACCGCCGATGGCTTTGTGGCCATCGCCCGCTGCGACGAAGCGGTGGGGCAGGACATCAACATCGCCACGGGCGTCGAGATCAGTGTGGGAGAGCTGGCCCAGAACCTCATCGATCAGATCGACGGTCGGGCCCGCATCGTGCTCGACGAGAACCGGCTGCGCCCGGAGAAGAGCGAGGTCGAGCGTCTGCTGGGCGACAGCGCGAAGCTGCGTCGTCTCACCGACTGGCGCCCCCGGCACGACCTCTCGCAGGGGCTGGCCGAGACCATCCGGTGGTTCAGGGAGGGCGAGAACATGCGGCTGTACAAGCCCCTGGCGTACAATGTCTAGAACCATCTGGCTCGATGCGCCGAACGTGGGGGCGCTCGAGAAAGACTACCTCTGCCAGGCCATCGACAGCGGATTCGTCTCGACCATCGGCCCGTTCGTGCCGAAGTTCGAGCAGACCGTGGCCGCGTGGCTCGGCGCACCGGGCGCCTCGGCCACACAGAGCGGCACCGCCGCGCTTCACGTGGCGCTGATGGAACTCGGGGTGGGGGAGGGGGACGAGGTCATCGTGCCGACCCTCACCTTCGTCGCCACCGCAAACCCCGTCATGTACCTGCGGGCCACGCCTGTCTTCGTCGATGCCGATCCGGATACGTGGAACCTCGACGTGGCGGCCGTGGAACGGGCCATCACCGCGAAGACCAAGGCCATCGTGCCGGTTCACCTGCTGGGAAACCCGGCCGACATGAGCGCGCTCATGGCCGTGGCCCGAAAGCACGGCGTGCCCGTGATCGAAGACGCCACCGAGAGCCTCGGCGCAACCGTTGAAGGGGTCTCCACCGCCGCCATCGGCGACCTCGGTTGCCTCAGCTTCAACGGCAACAAGACCATCACCACCGGTGGGGGCGGCATGGTGGTGGGGCGAGACATCGACCGCCTCACCCACATCCGCTTCGTGGTGAACCAGGCCCGGGACGAGAGCCGCGGCTACTATCACCCCGAGGTGGGCATGAACTACCGCATGACCAACCTCGAGGCGGCGCTGGGCCTGGCGCAGATGGAGCGGCTCGACACCTTCCTCGAGCAGAAGCGGGCCTTTCGCGCGGTCTACGAAGAGGCGCTGGGCAGCGTGCCGGGGCTGCGCCTCCAGCGCGAGGCGCCCGGCGCGCGCAGCGCGTGGTGGCTCAACGCCGTCGTCTTCGAGCGCGACGGCGTCGACATCCCGGCGTTGCAGAAGCGGCTTCTCGAGCAGGGCATCCAGACCCGGCGCATGTTCGTGCCCATCACCGACTTCCCACCCTATGCGCCGTATGTCACGGCCGAGCATCCGGTGGCGCGGCGCCTGTATGAGCGGGGGCTGTGCCTGCCCAGCTCGACCCTGAACACCATCGACGATGTGCATCTCGTCTGTCTAAGTCTTCGCGCGCTGCTATGAAGCGTCGCATCTGCGTCGTCACCGGCACCCGCGCCGAGTACGGCCTGCTGCGCCCGCTGCTGGCCGAGATCGTGGCCTCTCCCTCGCTCGAGCTGCAGCTGGTGGCAACAGGCGCCCATCTGTCGGCCGAGCACGGGGCCACGGTCTGTGAGATCGAGGGCGACGGCCATCGCGTCGACGAGCGGGTCGAGATGCTGCTCAGCTCCGACTCCGACGTGGCGGTGTGCAAGTCGATGGGGCTGGCGCTCATCTCGTTTGCTGAGGTGTTCGGGCGACTCGACCCGCACATCGTACTGGGGCTGGGCGATCGCTACGAGCTCTTCGCCGCCTTGAGCGCGGCGTCGGTGTGCCGTCGTCGCATCGGTCACATCCACGGTGGCGAGCTCACTGAAGGGGCGTTCGACGATGCGTTCCGCCACGCCATCACCAAGCTGAGCCACCTGCACTTCACCTCCACCGAGGTCTACCGTCAGCGCGTGATCCAGCTGGGTGAATCCCCTGACCGGGTCTTCAACGTGGGTGCGCTCGGGGTCGACAACATCTGCAAGCTCCCCTTGCTCGAGCGCGCCGATGTCGAGCGCGAGATCGATCTGACGCTCTCGCGCCCCACCCTGCTCGTGACCTTTCACCCCGTCACCCTCGAGCCGGAGCAGGCCCCCCTGCAGTGCCGCGCGCTGCTCGACGCCCTCGAATCGATTCCGGGAGCGCGCTTCGTGTTCACGGGGGCCAACGCCGATCCGGAGGGCCGCATCGTGCGCGACATGGTCGAAGGCTTCGTGCGCCGTCACGCCGATCGCGCCCGGTCGTTCGCGTCGCTCGGGGTTCTGCGCTATCTCTCGCTCATGCGTCAGGTCGATGCCGTGGTGGGGAACTCATCGAGCGGAATTCTCGAAGCCCCGTCGCTGGGCGTGCCCACGGTCGACATCGGTGACCGTCAGCGCGGTCGGGTGAAGGCCGACAGCGTCATCGAGTGCCCTCCGCGCACGGCCGACATCGCCGCCGCCATCACCCGCGCCTTGACCTCCGAGATGCGTGCGCGCGCGGTT
Above is a genomic segment from Pseudomonadota bacterium containing:
- a CDS encoding SDR family NAD(P)-dependent oxidoreductase: MELRGKKVLVTGAGGFIGSHLVERLLEEGCDVRAFVHYNSAGRWGWLESLSPQTRDALDVFAGDVRDPNGVRSAMRGVSVVFHLAALIAIPYSYHSPDSYVDTNVRGTLNIVQAARDLGVERVLVTSTSEVYGTALTVPISETHPRQPQSPYSATKIGADCLAESFYRAFDLPVVIVRPFNTFGPRQSARAVIPTIITQLLAGEREIRLGDTAPTRDFNFVRDTADGFVAIARCDEAVGQDINIATGVEISVGELAQNLIDQIDGRARIVLDENRLRPEKSEVERLLGDSAKLRRLTDWRPRHDLSQGLAETIRWFREGENMRLYKPLAYNV
- a CDS encoding aminotransferase class I/II-fold pyridoxal phosphate-dependent enzyme; this translates as MSRTIWLDAPNVGALEKDYLCQAIDSGFVSTIGPFVPKFEQTVAAWLGAPGASATQSGTAALHVALMELGVGEGDEVIVPTLTFVATANPVMYLRATPVFVDADPDTWNLDVAAVERAITAKTKAIVPVHLLGNPADMSALMAVARKHGVPVIEDATESLGATVEGVSTAAIGDLGCLSFNGNKTITTGGGGMVVGRDIDRLTHIRFVVNQARDESRGYYHPEVGMNYRMTNLEAALGLAQMERLDTFLEQKRAFRAVYEEALGSVPGLRLQREAPGARSAWWLNAVVFERDGVDIPALQKRLLEQGIQTRRMFVPITDFPPYAPYVTAEHPVARRLYERGLCLPSSTLNTIDDVHLVCLSLRALL
- the neuC gene encoding UDP-N-acetylglucosamine 2-epimerase (hydrolyzing) — encoded protein: MKRRICVVTGTRAEYGLLRPLLAEIVASPSLELQLVATGAHLSAEHGATVCEIEGDGHRVDERVEMLLSSDSDVAVCKSMGLALISFAEVFGRLDPHIVLGLGDRYELFAALSAASVCRRRIGHIHGGELTEGAFDDAFRHAITKLSHLHFTSTEVYRQRVIQLGESPDRVFNVGALGVDNICKLPLLERADVEREIDLTLSRPTLLVTFHPVTLEPEQAPLQCRALLDALESIPGARFVFTGANADPEGRIVRDMVEGFVRRHADRARSFASLGVLRYLSLMRQVDAVVGNSSSGILEAPSLGVPTVDIGDRQRGRVKADSVIECPPRTADIAAAITRALTSEMRARAVQQVTPYGDGHAAEKIREALERTDVLALRKTFHDLGR